In Equus quagga isolate Etosha38 chromosome 14, UCLA_HA_Equagga_1.0, whole genome shotgun sequence, one DNA window encodes the following:
- the PLPP2 gene encoding phospholipid phosphatase 2 isoform X1 translates to MKRRWVFVLLDVLCVLVAALPFAILTLVNAPYKRGFYCGDDSIRYPYRPDTITHGLMAGVTITATVVLVSAGEAYLVHTDRLYSRSDFNNYVAAIYKVLGTFLFGAAVSQSLTDLAKYMIGRLRPNFLAVCDPDWSRVNCSVYVQVEKVCRGSPANVTEARLSFYSGHSSFGMYCMMFLALYVQARLCWKWARLLRPTVQFFLVAFALYVGYTRVSDHKHHWSDVLVGLLQGALVAGLTVRYVSDFFKVRPPLHGPEEEELERKPSLSLTLTLGEADHNHFGYPSGTSSS, encoded by the exons aTGAAGCGGAGGTGGGTCTTCGTGCTGCTCGACGTGCTGTGCGTGCTGGTCG CCGCTCTGCCTTTCGCCATCCTGACGCTCGTGAATGCCCCGTACAAGCGAGGGTTCTACTGTGGCGATGACTCCATCCGCTACCCCTACCGTCCGGACACCATCACCCACGGGCTCATGGCCGGGGTCACCATCACAGCCACTGTCGTCCTT GTCTCAGCCGGAGAGGCCTACCTGGTGCACACCGACCGCCTCTATTCCCGCTCTGACTTCAACAACTACGTGGCTGCCATCTACAAGGTGTTGGGGACATTCCTGTTTGGGGCTGCAGTGAGCCAGTCGCTGACAGACCTGGCCAAGTACATGATCGGCCGTCTGCGTCCAAACTTTCTCGCCGTGTGCGACCCTGACTGGAGCCGCGTCAACTGCTCAGTCTACGTGCAAGTGGAGAAGGTGTGCAGGGGCAGCCCCGCCAACGTCACTGAGGCCAG GTTGTCTTTCTACTCTGGACACTCCTCCTTTGGGATGTACTGCATGATGTTCTTGGCG CTCTACGTGCAGGCGCGGCTATGCTGGAAGTGGGCACGGCTGCTGCGGCCCACCGTGCAGTTCTTCCTGGTGGCCTTTGCCCTCTACGTGGGCTACACCCGCGTGTCTGACCACAAACACCACTGGAGTGACGTCCTCGTCGGCCTCCTGCAGGGGGCGCTGGTGGCCGGCCTCACT GTTCGGTACGTCTCCGATTTCTTCAAAGTGCGGCCCCCGCTGCACGGcccggaggaggaggagctggagcggAAGCCCAGCCTGTCGCTGACGCTGACCCTGGGCGAGGCTGACCACAACCACTTCGGGTACCCTTCGGGTACTTCTTCCTCCTGA
- the PLPP2 gene encoding phospholipid phosphatase 2 isoform X2: protein MAGVTITATVVLVSAGEAYLVHTDRLYSRSDFNNYVAAIYKVLGTFLFGAAVSQSLTDLAKYMIGRLRPNFLAVCDPDWSRVNCSVYVQVEKVCRGSPANVTEARLSFYSGHSSFGMYCMMFLALYVQARLCWKWARLLRPTVQFFLVAFALYVGYTRVSDHKHHWSDVLVGLLQGALVAGLTVRYVSDFFKVRPPLHGPEEEELERKPSLSLTLTLGEADHNHFGYPSGTSSS, encoded by the exons ATGGCCGGGGTCACCATCACAGCCACTGTCGTCCTT GTCTCAGCCGGAGAGGCCTACCTGGTGCACACCGACCGCCTCTATTCCCGCTCTGACTTCAACAACTACGTGGCTGCCATCTACAAGGTGTTGGGGACATTCCTGTTTGGGGCTGCAGTGAGCCAGTCGCTGACAGACCTGGCCAAGTACATGATCGGCCGTCTGCGTCCAAACTTTCTCGCCGTGTGCGACCCTGACTGGAGCCGCGTCAACTGCTCAGTCTACGTGCAAGTGGAGAAGGTGTGCAGGGGCAGCCCCGCCAACGTCACTGAGGCCAG GTTGTCTTTCTACTCTGGACACTCCTCCTTTGGGATGTACTGCATGATGTTCTTGGCG CTCTACGTGCAGGCGCGGCTATGCTGGAAGTGGGCACGGCTGCTGCGGCCCACCGTGCAGTTCTTCCTGGTGGCCTTTGCCCTCTACGTGGGCTACACCCGCGTGTCTGACCACAAACACCACTGGAGTGACGTCCTCGTCGGCCTCCTGCAGGGGGCGCTGGTGGCCGGCCTCACT GTTCGGTACGTCTCCGATTTCTTCAAAGTGCGGCCCCCGCTGCACGGcccggaggaggaggagctggagcggAAGCCCAGCCTGTCGCTGACGCTGACCCTGGGCGAGGCTGACCACAACCACTTCGGGTACCCTTCGGGTACTTCTTCCTCCTGA